In Spodoptera frugiperda isolate SF20-4 chromosome 3, AGI-APGP_CSIRO_Sfru_2.0, whole genome shotgun sequence, the genomic window ttacattgttgaaaataatagtacaagtaataaacaaaaacaattgagaTTTTAATACCTTAGTtcttactatttttatataaattacagATAAAAATACAACTGCAAACAATTCAGTCCTTACTACTCTTCAAAGACTAGTAAACAGTTGTACaatctattaaaaattatattgtttccatataaaaaattaatacattttagtaaAAGGAAGACTTAAATGGAAACACCAAAAAATCAAGTTCCTATGCTTTGGCAGAAATCAAATGTCTTGCACTTGAATCGCTTCATTACATACTTAATTCTCACAATTTTTCTGATAGAACATAAATATATGGTAAAAACAATTTAACACTTAAAACTAGTATTGCATAAGATTAAACAAAAGGACTTAATAAACGTGGTAGTTGGATTTAAAGTCTCATTCTTAAAATGCTCAATCTTACTTCCTAAGCTTGttgaaacacagaaaaatatattgGCGATTCTTTATAGTAATGCATCGcatgtacattattttattagtatcatATAGATCCTTTGTAACACGTATAAGCAATTTTACGCaagaattttataaagtttacaaCGTTAACATAGAACTTTTGCATTTCCTTGAGATTCATGGCTTACTTCAGACTACTTGTCATGTTTCACGCACTCTTTACAACTaccgtaaattatattaaaccatatAGATAGACGTGAACGTTTTCTTTGTATACAATCGAATTGTATAGGACTTTAGGGTACCTTGCTACAAACGCTAAACACCCATTTTTAAAACGCACGTAATGTTTACAAATAGACTTTAGTATAATAGGTGTTGCGTGTACCCGACACAAGGTAATCTTATCTTTAGGAATAGCACACAACCTGTAACCTAGTTGTTTCATACAACTTCACCTTACTATGGCTAAACATATCTTAGTCTATAACACAAGTGTCAACCAATTGATACTAATTGAACTTTAAACACAAATGCACTGATTGTTTCAGACAATTATACTATCAGACTTTGATGCTAACGTTGTCGTAACGAATTAATAACTCACTCGAACAGCTGCTATTATCCTTTGACACAACACTGAATGTTATATTACGTAATACTTCAAGTGTCCTCACATTACCTAATTTCTAGTAAATGAACTAACACACAAGTAcgtctaaaattttaatacttgtTGTTGATAATTCGTGGAGTTTAGTTATATTTTGAGCGATTTCTTTATATCTCTACAACCAgttgtgtgttttgttttgtatgcaATCAGTCCCCTTTGATTAATTAAAGTGCAAATACTATAATATGATACAAACAATACTTTGACTAGACAGTACCATAGTACCGACATAACCTTCGTGACCTCTACTGGGTGGAATCTTTACGAGAATATGTTAGCATACATTGAAGTTTAGGCCttcaataaaaatttatttaataaaagatcTTTTAGTGGAACTGCGGTGTATACATTGTGCattgttattgtgtttattttacacTTACAACTAAATATACACTGTTATATAGCCAGGGTATAACATCTAAAACTTGATACAAAAGAAGCTGAAGATGGGTAATAAATCCCTGATTCCCTGACTAATCGTGGAGCGATTAATCTGTAACATAATGGTCGTCTGGTTTATCTTAACGCGTATGTGGTAAGGAGAGTAATTTCCACTAAAAGGTCCTCCAACACCTAACACCTGACACACATTCTTGTACAACACATCAAAATTACACATTATCTAATCTACATTACAATTATACTTAGCGAGGGAGTGTCttcaaacatattaaaataatttagtacttacagtatgtattaattaatgtataaaatacatCTCGCCACCGTCACAGCACTATACCTTTCCCGTGTGTACATATTACACTAATTCATCAAGTCCCGTCCTCTGCAGCCCGCCGGTCTGCCCTGAGGATAAACGGTTACATTGTTAGAAAAAACgtcatataaatattgtttcatttgaTGTCTGGAATTTATactgtttgtatatttatttgggGATCTAAAGTAAATTATGTAGCTATCGATAGATTTTAatcttaagattttttaaataaggacTGCGGGTTCTGacctttcaaaataataatgaaactaaaaattaaaattggacTAGGCTGCTTATTGACTTGTTGAATATTTAGTTAGTGTAGTGCAATTAGATTTACATTGTTAAGACACAATATAATACCCATTGGGTATGAAAGAAAGAGTGGAAGTATTTATCAGTCAATTGAATGTATGAAGTATAGTAAGGTATAGTTACCGGCGCGCTGTGCTATGGCGCGGGGTGCGCGGCGTGTGCGAGCTGCGCGTGGTGCGCGGCGTCCCGGATGGCGGCCAGGCGGTGGCGCGTGGCCGCGAACGTGGGCCGCTGCGCCGGGTCCGCGTGCCACGCCGCGCGCATGACCTCGTAGGGCCCGCCCGGGCAGCCCTCCGGGGCCTCCATGCGGTACCCGCGCTCCACGTGGCGGACCACCTCCGCTAGAGGCTgcacaaagtcaaaatcatttatttcaaatagaccaggaacgcacttttgaacgtcaaagcaaatataataatattaataacgtctgtctgtcggtcagtcctctagtgaagctatttgctcgttccaaagtgtagattcctatggagaagaacgagtaagaataTCCACTccacataacataatatatttactttactgGTTCTGTCATACTTGTAATATAAATACTCGTGTTCCAATCCgggattacaaaaatataacgaACAGAAGTTGAATAATGTTTcttactttgaaataaaaatatttttttctattctaatGCTATGAAATTGTCATTTTCCTGCTAAGTTGTCCTAGTTACGACTACAAGGAAAGatacacaaaaactaacaaTACATGCATTATTATCGTTTGAATGTTGTACTCACAATTCGAGGGTATGGAACTCTTCCAAACGAATATATCTCCCAGAGGAGAATGCCGAAACTCCACATGTCAGACTTGTTAGAGAATTTCTGAAACAAACACATATTCCATTAATACCTGAGTCACACAATGCTTTATTTACTAGTGTGTTACATTGATTAGTGCCACCACAGTTTTCCAAATATCTGATCTGCCACCATATAAAACCTTGTTCTTAGGGGAATATTCTTGCTGcggacctagcgggtttaccggggctccggcttgaaaagcaggagaaggaacggggtggtttttagtcagtaagagtctgacactccctctcgcctcgcccaaggcgggagaagtcattggatgatggccccctcaaaaaaaagggaatattcttaaataataataacaacttaCGTTGTACTTGAGTGCCTCGGGCGCGGTCCACTTGATGGGCAGCTTGGCCTGCAGGCGGGCGGCCTCGGCGGGGTCGTCCATGGTGGCGTCGTTCCGCGCCAGCCCGAAGTCCGCCACCTTGGCCGTGCCCTCCGCCGATATGAGCACGTTACGCGCCGCCAGGTCGCGATGCACCACGCGTTTGCCCTCTAGGTACTCCATGCCGCAACACGCGTCACtgtaaaagtaaattttattttacatttttgtagtaGTGTAATAGGAAATAACAATTTGATCAGAAAACATAATCCAATAACAAGAATTTTTATTGTACTATCGAAGGTCTAGAAcacaatataacaataacaacgtGGGGACGTTTAAATAACGACAAATTCCACAAATGGGGTCAATCCTCCTCCCCAACCTTAATTCTTAAGTGGTGGCCCCTCAGGGTGGCAACACACtcataactcctctggtgttacaggtgtccatgagcggcgctgattgcctaccatcaggtaatccaaCTGCTCATTTACAAtcctataccataaaatagCAAGCAATAACTTACTAAGCGAAGTTGATCTGGTTGAGCTGCGTGACGTAGTGCCTGCCCCGCGAGCGGAGGTAGTCGAGCAGGGATCCCTGCGCGCAGTGCTCCGTCACGATGCACGTACTGCCGCTCGACGTGAACACCAGCCCCAGCAGCCGCACCAAGTTATCGTGCGTTAGTGACCTGGCAACAAAAATTACATTTCGTGTGAAgagaaagaggtatgtaagggtcgtagcaattggcggtccattgtctctgcctacccccatgggagataggcgtgaagttatgtatttCGTATGAAATTATGTTAGTTAAGCTAAGACAAAGCTAATCAGCAGTAGTGAGATCCCTTAGCTTAAATACTTTATGTCTTTTTcctatacatttaaataaatactttacatatattattgcTATAAATATCATACTACTCGGAAACGAAACCACCATACCGAAATGTATTTTCCCATggctaaaattataaaatttagtCATTTAGTCAGAACTAAATtgattcatacaaaatattatttgaagaATTTCCTTTTagcttaaaataacaaaaaacatacaTCCTGACAAATTACCTACACCATAAAGCAACATGTAATATGTATGATAGCCGTAGACCTATAGCGATGACTAATGCCCGGTTCCAATATTTAACGAATCGGCGTGGTATAAGAACTACTATCCGTTTTTCGAGTACCGACTACGTCTCGTTATTACCGTTCCACAATTAACTTTCTTTACCTGCTGTCAACGAACATCCGTTGGTTATTGAAATACAGAGCCCTCTTCACTTCCAGGCGTGCGTTTCGTTATAAgcaaaattgaaatttaaaataacacaaaattcaaaataaattaagttagatttacatacaaatgaatcatttagtttttttaggaTATGTAACTAACTATACCATTGCAGGCATCGGCTTGATATGTTTTTTTCCTTACCAACACAATTGAATGCATCTTACACTAGGAACGGAACGTAAGTTTCCCTAtgcatacttattataatactcTTTGCACTGACGCTTGACATCCGTCAAACTTTGTAAGCGCGAGCATTCAAATTCTTTTCCTTTTCACAAGGGCCGTGTAAAATAAGAATTGAGGTGTTATTGTCATTTGAAAAGAAGTTACCTATTTTTTGAAATGGATATTACGCCGGTGAGTACCTAAAGATAACATCTTGTATGAGCTATTTCTACAAAGTTGTACATTTTGCTTCGGTAAACCCTCATTCaagaatacttatttatattacagaaaataaaGAAGGTTATGAGCAAAGATGAGGTTTCACTACTCGTGGATTTAATCCAAAGCCACCCAGTAGTAATTACCAAAGAGACCAATGCTGCCACCAACAAACTGAAGGAGGAATCGTGGATTTCTTTAACGAacaaatttaattcaaaaagtGGTCAAATACCACGTCAGGTCGGTCAGCTTAAATTAAAATGggacaatttaaaaaaagcagCTCGTAAGAGAGCTGCCAATATAAGGATGAACAATTTAAAGgtaagattatattattatgaataactAGCTGTATGTTGTGGTTTACATCCATGAATCCCACTCTTATGTCTGTCTATCCAAATACACTAGGCCAGGTAGGCAGTCACTCCATGTAAAACAACTGCTTCGGGTTAGACTGGTAGCTGACTCCAACATAGTTGGGAAAAGACTCGGCAGATCAcgatcaatcaaattaataataatgtgttttattttattgcagacAGGTGGTGGCAAACCAGATTTCATTCCACCCGATGAAATTCTTGAGAAAGTGGCAAGTGTTTTGGGACCCACATGTAGTGGGTTTGATGTTCCATTTGGTGGTGATGGAGTAGGTGCTACAGAAAATGTGAATGAAATCTTTGAATTGGACAATGCTGATTGGATGCAAATTCCTGAACAACTTAACACAAATGTTGCATCAGTTAACATCCAGGAAGAATCACTTTTGCCTACATGTCCAAAAAAGAGGAAAATAGACGATAGTTCCCAAGCTGGTACTTCAGAAGGCAACACACGCGAACCAGGTGCTAAACATATATATGGAATGATGTCTAAGCCTCTGCAAAGCAAAGGTAAAATCACTTTTTATATTAACagtgtttatgttataagtttttaaactgacatggtcactaacactattattagaacttatgacgggatatttaccatttaccataccggcactgttgcaagcgccatgatcacggattaactgtgatcatggcgcttgcaacagtgccgaaatatcggaaactcaccaaattcaataaacatggtatatatcccgtcataagttctaataatagtgtttatgtttatttttttatttaaataaattgtgaaatgtgggtataCACAGTGGCATtgtgtgccataatgtgcacctctgcctactccttcagggataaaaggcgtgacgttgtgtgattgtgaaatatttttattagtgaaACCTAATCTGAGCTTTTTTATTACAGCCAAAAAGTTTAAAACGAACCAGGATGATGGACGGCTGCAATGTAATTTGGCAATGGCAAGATACTATGATAAAAAGGCAGAAAAATTAGATATAgagattaaaatattgaaattggaGTTAGCCAATAAGGAAAagaattgtaataataatatttagttttcttcCATTTACATATTTAGCACCTGATTCGCCTGTGTTGCCTTCTGAAGTCCCAGCTTGAGAGCTAAAGTCTGTTTTCCTCTTTTTTGTACATGTAGGCAAAAGTGATTCATCCTGGATGTTGACTGATACATCATTTGTGTCAAGTTGTTTAGGAATTTGCATCAAATCATCAGCATTGTCCAATTCAAAGATGACATTTTCTGTAGCACCTACTCAATCACCACCAAATGGAACAGCAAACCCACTACATGTGGATCGCAAAACACTTGTCACTTTCTCTAAGATTTCATCGGGTGGAATGtagtaatgtaataatgtaaaataaaacatataatatacaaatttgttaattttattacttttcttttttttatttcaaataaaatacatttattttatatatacaacttaaaatataaaataaaaactaatttaaaactaaaactgactgcctcgttggtcgagtcgtcgcaaatgcgactgccgaacaaggggtctcgggttcgattcccgggtcgggcaaagtattactggggtgtttcggtttttcgaaaatttctcagtagtagcacggagtctggaattgtgtctagtatgtggcaatagactcatcccctattacctgggacttataacacaaatggtgaaaagtgggtgtatagcggcattatgtgtcgcaatgagcacctctgtctaaaaggcgtgacgttgcgtcgaagtactcgtccgcatcgctgtcactggaaaacgttcccagaagactggccgcattgccacgttgaatggcagtacttatcttctgaccgaagaaataacCAGCcttttcattacatttatcaGAGAACTAATACTTAGCAGTTCATTGTTACTACTACTCTTgattatttatagattattatcTTCATTAGtgtaaactgaaaaaaataaagaaattttgaagtagtgattatattttatttttattttattttttttaagtaatactCACTTATTGAAATATTCTGTAATCAATAAGTCTCTTTCCATATAATTACTCATCTCCTCAGCATTACTGGCAACAGGCACTGCCTCTGCATTTGGAAGTTCCATCTCCGGAGGTACATCTGCTAAACTCTTTGAGCGACAAATATTATGCAGCACTGCTGTAGCTATTATTACTGAGTGAGCTCGTAAGAGACTCAGGCGCAAAGTCAAACCCACAACAGGAAATCGTCGCTTCCATACCCCGAAACATCTAAAACCAAATAATTAgtagataattaattttcttgctacagtttaattaaattataaatagtgaTATCTATATATATACCTCTCACCTATGTTGGgttattgggtttttttatcaggaatttcttaaaaatctttcggtttgtcgaaaatttctcagtagtaccacgGAATCTGGATGTCCTCTGTTGTTGGCAAAAGACCAGccttctattacatggaacttaaacATAACTGGTGATATGTTACAACATTATAATGAATGTATGAAATTGTCAACCTACCTTTCAATGCAATTTCTTGTTCGGATATGCGCTTCGTTGTACAAAATTTGGCCTTGTGTTTGCGGGTTTAGTAGTGGTGGTAAAAGGTAAGGCTTCAGAGGATATGCACTATCTCCCAGTAACCATCTGTTGCCAAATAATCCACTTTCACATTGTGCCGAAAAAAAGGATGCTTTATTTCTGTTTAAATTATGGGAACAAGTAAATACTTACAGATAGGTATATGTTCTTACCACGCAGTTCGGAAGCATTGAATATAGTGGCATCATGAGCAGAGCCAGGCCAGCGAGCCATCACATTCATGAAAAGCAGATTGGCATTACGTACTGCTTGCACATTCAGGGAAAATTACCTTTTCGGTTTCTAAATTCTTCTCCAACCTGAAAACCTGTGTtgaaaaaagtagttttaaaaaacgagtgaaactgtttttatatgtaggtacctacctaactaacTTATTACTTAATTTCATGGAGACTTACATGGTGATTGTATTCTGATGTGTGTACCATCAATTGCACCAAGAACACGTGGGAACCGAGCTATATTATAGAACTCATGTTCTGTGTCAGTGTgcatgaaaatgtatttactatAAAGTTTAGCGATAGCAAAACTAATATCACGCACAATACGACATGCCGACGTTTTTGACACACCCACAAAATCTGCCACTGACAACAACATCGTTCCTAAAGCATAAAATCTTAAGGTCAGCAATAGCTGATGTAGTGGAGAAATCCCATGATTCctgaaataatatcaatttatttaggttatgtttaaatttttaGAATAAGTATACAATACTTTCAAATGCCTCCAAGATACTTACCTGGATCCTGTTACTTTTATATGCGGATGAATTTCAAGAAGTAACTCTTCAGTAGACGCTTTGTCGAGTCGAAATCTCACTTGAAATTCGTATGAATCCAGCGACGCTAAATAGTTTACTCTTTCTTTATATGTTCTGCTACGCCTGTTATCTTCGTCTGAATCACTTTCATTGATGTGTGATAGAATATCAAACGCTTCTCTATCACTCTCTGAACtggacattttaaaatttacaagGAAAACGGTGAAGTTTCTTTCTAAATTCTACTCTAACCGACCGACATCGGCTGGTAACCAAGTGACATTACGAATAATCATCTTGACAATCTACGGacggttaaaatatttataggaaCGCCATGGACTGTCATCTCTATACTTTACGCTTACCGGTGCCCTCCCATCCGTTAGTTACAAGCCGTCAGTAAGTTGCGCGACGAGACGTTTTTTATAGGAACGGTTTAAGCTTACGCCTCGTATATAAAACTACTATTCGTAACTAAAACGGATCGTTTCTCAATTATAGGAACCGGGCATAATACACGTTTTAATTAACCAGTCGACCTTGTggatagataaaaaataattttatgagtcACGTTAGTtgacaaacattaaattaatagcacttttttcttatttatccAGTCGGCTTGTTGTGACACCCGCGGGAGGAGTTGAGGTGGTGATAAATGTATTTGACACTGCTATCCGTCACTACACAGCTAATTTATCTACTTCATTATATAGTCGACTCTCGATGATTCAAAGTTATCACGAGGTTTctagaaaatctctttatatttcgacctaaatcaataaatttttaTACACTTGGTAATTGGAATATAAAAATCATTACAAATGACTAGTTAATTGCAACTTTCGTCAATCTCTTGACAATTTGAAGTTGAACAACGATAGAGAACGAAAGATTGCAGAGACAAGTATCTACATTTTAAGGCTAGTTAAAATTTCGGACCATTAGATGATtcgtaataatttaaaagtatctCCTGTTTCGAATTAAAGAGTGACTGTACAAAGTACACACATTGCATACACACATGTCCATGTATATGTTTGTAATCAAATGCTAGGCCGCGGTTAAATTGCGGTCAGTTCATATTTCCCGTAATACGAAATCTGTCCAATATTTTTCCAATTACAAACAATGAGCGTAGGTACAGTTAATGGAAATCTCAAGTTATACATTTAACTCTTAaaggctcgactggagtgataccacggccacatagaaaaccgacgtgaaacaacgcttgcgttgtgtgagtgaggttaccggaggcccaattacccccattcccaatcttccaaatccccgattccccaacaacccttaaattcctaacccccaaaaagccggcaacgcacttgtaacgcctctggtgtttcgggtgtccataggcaacggcgattgcttaccatcaggtgatctgactgctcgtataccataaaaaaaatacttacgccATAACACTAGCTTCCGCGCGGAACTTGCTGGCAGCTTCTCTGTCCTTGAGGATCTTCACAGCGACCTTCTGCGAGCCGTTCAGTATGCCCAGCATCACGTCACCGAACTCTCCCTTGCCAATATTCTCACGGATCTCAAGGTCACGCTCGTCTATTTTCCAACCTGGAAATTAATGTGTACGcaagaacatttttaattatagcccacaatatttatgttactactgaatcataaataatatttaaaagggAAAGTGAGATTGCGAATGTTAACTGGAGATAGTAATTTTTATAGCgatagttaattatatttgaaAACCTAGTAAACTTGTTTTTTTCCACGGAAATTGCATGTAGATATAAAACTGATACtagtattatttactagcttttcCCTTCGTGACTTGCCACGTGTGAAATTAAAGTTTTCTCACGAGTCGGTAAGTTCCGGTTCTAAAGGAATATTGGAgtataattatagtaaaatttGTTTAATGGTATAGGCATAGGCTAATATATagaataggctcacctcctattacatgggacttataacacaaatggtatattgcgtgccgtaatatgcacctctgcctcccctttcggggataaaaggcgtgacggtgcATATTTATTGCATAGTTTCGTAACAAAGCCTATAGTTTAGTAATTCAATGCAAAGAAACTATGAAATGATTCCCTCTTTCTAATATAAATGATACTAACGTGCATCCACGAAGTTCTGCGGTTGTAACGAGCTGTCGGTCTGGTCGGAGGAGGCCATCTGCGTGGAGTACGTGTGCTGGAAGTGGCCCGAGCTCAGCGCGCTCGACACGCTCGGCGTCGGGGGGTACGGCGGGGGTTGCTGCGGGGTCACATTCAAACAATATTACGTACTATTCCCGCGGGGTGTAAGGGACTATACATTTGATAGAGACCGAGAAGTAAtgctctttgataaacctgaacttgaAACTTTAAAACTGCTATTTCGAAATCGTGAAGATTACGGCATACCAATACTGGCAACTACATTTGAGGTAAGATAGTTGCCTTGTTCTATATCAGGCATATTACATAGGTCTTATAACTCAGTTGGCGATATGCTGAA contains:
- the LOC118274053 gene encoding tyrosine-protein kinase CSK isoform X2, producing MNSDVHRHQAHPPLAQCGGSVSGSNGPHAPLSPTALQNSIPHNIVMSSSVRTPAPPGPAPSAMHTSQTTSAVSKGPSDVLVNSTCVNPPPAGNRLINMTQWPWHHGAISRERAEALLSGSPDGVFLVRESTNFPGDHTLCVRYRGRVEHYRVKWATAPDNQNQRLTIDDEEFFDNMTDLIHHYLQDADGLCTKLVRCLPKASPNGANNNGVLQPSYPPHPQQPPPYPPTPSVSSALSSGHFQHTYSTQMASSDQTDSSLQPQNFVDARWKIDERDLEIRENIGKGEFGDVMLGILNGSQKVAVKILKDREAASKFRAEASVMASLTHDNLVRLLGLVFTSSGSTCIVTEHCAQGSLLDYLRSRGRHYVTQLNQINFAYDACCGMEYLEGKRVVHRDLAARNVLISAEGTAKVADFGLARNDATMDDPAEAARLQAKLPIKWTAPEALKYNKFSNKSDMWSFGILLWEIYSFGRVPYPRIPLAEVVRHVERGYRMEAPEGCPGGPYEVMRAAWHADPAQRPTFAATRHRLAAIRDAAHHAQLAHAAHPAP
- the LOC118274053 gene encoding tyrosine-protein kinase CSK isoform X3; protein product: MECACDITQCFNKPHKVLLFIPPALAYEDVEWHHGAISRERAEALLSGSPDGVFLVRESTNFPGDHTLCVRYRGRVEHYRVKWATAPDNQNQRLTIDDEEFFDNMTDLIHHYLQDADGLCTKLVRCLPKASPNGANNNGVLQPSYPPHPQQPPPYPPTPSVSSALSSGHFQHTYSTQMASSDQTDSSLQPQNFVDARWKIDERDLEIRENIGKGEFGDVMLGILNGSQKVAVKILKDREAASKFRAEASVMASLTHDNLVRLLGLVFTSSGSTCIVTEHCAQGSLLDYLRSRGRHYVTQLNQINFAYDACCGMEYLEGKRVVHRDLAARNVLISAEGTAKVADFGLARNDATMDDPAEAARLQAKLPIKWTAPEALKYNKFSNKSDMWSFGILLWEIYSFGRVPYPRIPLAEVVRHVERGYRMEAPEGCPGGPYEVMRAAWHADPAQRPTFAATRHRLAAIRDAAHHAQLAHAAHPAP
- the LOC118274053 gene encoding tyrosine-protein kinase CSK isoform X1, which codes for MNSDVHRHQAHPPLAQHGVHAGSQGVGPCGWYSASAAPAPTAPARLKRTQPPHQLPCGGSVSGSNGPHAPLSPTALQNSIPHNIVMSSSVRTPAPPGPAPSAMHTSQTTSAVSKGPSDVLVNSTCVNPPPAGNRLINMTQWPWHHGAISRERAEALLSGSPDGVFLVRESTNFPGDHTLCVRYRGRVEHYRVKWATAPDNQNQRLTIDDEEFFDNMTDLIHHYLQDADGLCTKLVRCLPKASPNGANNNGVLQPSYPPHPQQPPPYPPTPSVSSALSSGHFQHTYSTQMASSDQTDSSLQPQNFVDARWKIDERDLEIRENIGKGEFGDVMLGILNGSQKVAVKILKDREAASKFRAEASVMASLTHDNLVRLLGLVFTSSGSTCIVTEHCAQGSLLDYLRSRGRHYVTQLNQINFAYDACCGMEYLEGKRVVHRDLAARNVLISAEGTAKVADFGLARNDATMDDPAEAARLQAKLPIKWTAPEALKYNKFSNKSDMWSFGILLWEIYSFGRVPYPRIPLAEVVRHVERGYRMEAPEGCPGGPYEVMRAAWHADPAQRPTFAATRHRLAAIRDAAHHAQLAHAAHPAP
- the LOC126913060 gene encoding uncharacterized protein LOC126913060 gives rise to the protein MSKDEVSLLVDLIQSHPVVITKETNAATNKLKEESWISLTNKFNSKSGQIPRQVGQLKLKWDNLKKAARKRAANIRMNNLKTGGGKPDFIPPDEILEKVASVLGPTCSGFDVPFGGDGVGATENVNEIFELDNADWMQIPEQLNTNVASVNIQEESLLPTCPKKRKIDDSSQAGTSEGNTREPGAKHIYGMMSKPLQSKGKITFYINSVYVISF